In one window of Haemophilus parainfluenzae DNA:
- the pssA gene encoding CDP-diacylglycerol--serine O-phosphatidyltransferase, whose translation MLINKAKRAEQNLKNLPFLPLQAEQVEFLFSPLEFKAQIIELIRQAKKRIYVTALYWQKDEAGQEILNEIYRVKQDHPELDVKILVDWHRGQRNLLGAEKSATNADWYCEQRQTYQLPDEPNMFFGVPINTREVFGVLHIKGFVFDDTVLYSGASINNVYLQQQDKYRYDRYQKIHNAALADSMVNFINDYLLDFSAVHPLDVANRPRTKEIRSAIKAYRKNLSAHAEYQLESAVGFSDVLTISPLFGLGASGNELNQVIEDLFLQVQEKLVICTPYFNFPRTLRSKIAYLLEQGKRVEIIVGDKVANDFYIPPEEPFKVAGALPYLYENNLRRFCEKFDAYIKNGHLTVRLWKDCDNTYHLKGVWVDNQYILLTGNNLNPRAWRLDAENGLLIHDPKQELLSQAEKELSHIRQHTKVLQDYSELEELTQYPEPVQKLLKKFARIQADKLVKMIL comes from the coding sequence ACGAGCAGAACAAAATTTAAAAAATTTACCTTTTCTTCCTTTACAGGCAGAACAGGTTGAGTTTCTGTTTAGTCCGCTTGAATTCAAAGCACAAATTATAGAATTAATTCGCCAAGCTAAAAAACGTATTTACGTGACCGCGCTTTATTGGCAAAAAGATGAAGCGGGACAAGAAATTCTCAATGAAATTTATCGCGTAAAACAAGACCATCCAGAATTGGATGTGAAAATTTTAGTGGATTGGCATCGCGGACAACGCAATTTACTCGGTGCAGAAAAATCTGCCACTAACGCTGATTGGTATTGTGAACAACGCCAAACATATCAACTTCCCGATGAACCTAATATGTTCTTCGGTGTGCCCATTAATACCCGCGAAGTCTTCGGTGTGTTACATATTAAAGGCTTTGTGTTTGACGATACCGTTCTTTATAGCGGTGCAAGTATCAATAACGTGTATTTACAACAACAAGATAAATACCGCTACGACCGTTATCAAAAAATCCATAATGCTGCACTAGCAGACTCTATGGTTAATTTCATCAATGATTATTTATTGGATTTTAGTGCCGTACATCCATTAGATGTGGCTAACCGCCCTCGTACAAAAGAAATCCGCAGTGCAATAAAAGCTTATCGTAAAAACTTATCTGCCCATGCTGAATATCAGTTGGAAAGTGCGGTTGGTTTTTCAGATGTTTTAACCATTTCACCACTTTTTGGTTTAGGTGCATCAGGCAATGAATTAAACCAAGTTATCGAAGATTTATTCTTACAAGTGCAGGAAAAATTGGTGATTTGCACCCCTTATTTCAACTTCCCGCGCACGCTAAGAAGTAAAATTGCCTATTTGTTAGAACAAGGAAAACGTGTCGAAATTATCGTGGGAGACAAAGTTGCGAACGATTTCTATATTCCACCTGAGGAACCTTTTAAAGTGGCAGGTGCATTACCCTATTTATATGAAAACAACCTTCGTCGTTTCTGCGAGAAATTTGATGCTTACATTAAAAATGGCCACTTAACAGTGCGTTTATGGAAAGACTGCGATAACACTTATCACCTCAAAGGTGTTTGGGTGGACAATCAGTATATTCTTTTAACGGGGAACAACCTGAATCCTCGTGCATGGCGTTTAGATGCGGAAAATGGATTATTAATCCACGATCCAAAACAAGAACTTCTGTCACAAGCGGAAAAAGAATTATCGCACATCCGCCAACATACCAAAGTATTGCAAGATTATTCTGAACTAGAAGAATTGACGCAATATCCTGAACCAGTGCAAAAACTGTTGAAGAAGTTTGCTCGGATTCAGGCAGACAAATTGGTCAAAATGATTTTATAA
- a CDS encoding TetR/AcrR family transcriptional regulator → MRQAEEFKPKIDVSEQIFDATDRLMAKEGLHHLSMHKLAKEAGIAAGTIYLYFKSKDELLARFARRVFNKFVVAIEEGFDENQYFFEQYRKMWWNIWHFLQENPTILLNMNQYRSLPEFIETCKEMEYSCWDQFCLKGQAANVLADLDPHMLFLLSLKTAIVLASDIKFLGTAVTDEMLESVIERSWRAIQKS, encoded by the coding sequence ATGCGACAAGCAGAAGAATTTAAGCCAAAGATAGATGTCAGTGAGCAGATCTTTGATGCAACAGATCGTCTAATGGCAAAAGAAGGATTGCATCATCTTTCTATGCATAAGTTAGCCAAGGAGGCTGGTATTGCCGCTGGTACAATTTACCTTTATTTTAAGAGTAAAGATGAGTTATTAGCTCGATTTGCTCGTCGAGTGTTCAATAAGTTTGTAGTGGCGATTGAAGAAGGCTTTGATGAAAACCAATATTTTTTCGAGCAATATAGAAAAATGTGGTGGAATATTTGGCATTTTCTTCAAGAAAATCCAACGATTCTGTTAAACATGAACCAATACCGATCTTTGCCGGAGTTTATTGAAACCTGCAAAGAAATGGAGTATTCGTGTTGGGATCAGTTTTGTCTCAAGGGACAAGCAGCAAATGTGTTGGCTGATTTAGATCCTCATATGTTATTTTTGTTGAGCCTTAAAACTGCAATAGTTTTAGCCTCAGATATCAAATTCCTCGGTACGGCAGTGACCGATGAGATGTTAGAATCTGTCATTGAACGCTCTTGGCGTGCAATTCAGAAGTCGTAA
- a CDS encoding efflux RND transporter permease subunit: MKFTDIFIRRPVLAVSISLLIIILGLQAISKLAVREYPKMTTTVITVSTVYPGADANLIQAFVTSKIEEAVAQADNVDYMSSSSSPSSSIVTVKMKLNTDPNAALADVLAKVNSVRSELPSGIEDPTISSSTGGSGIMYISFRSNKLDASQVTDYIQRVVKPQFFTVEGVASVDIFGASEYALRVWLDPEKMAAQNLSATQVMSALSANNVQTAAGNDNGYFVTYKNKVETTTKSVEELGNLIVTSNGDKLVRLRDIADIELNKSSDSSRAVANGADSVVLAINPTSSANPLTVAAKVRPLYDSIKNNLPDAIQSDILYDRTIAINNSINEVIKTIVEATIIVLVVITMFIGSFRAILIPVITIPISLIGVIMLLQSFDFSINLMTLLALILAIGLVVDDAIVVLENVDRHIKLGETPFRAAIIGTREIAVPVISMTIALIAVYSPMALMGGITGTLFKEFALTLAGAVFISGIVALTLSPMMTSKLLKSNEAPSKLEQRVEHTLGKVNAAYAYVLDLVMVNRKCMLMFAAIIFATLPILFKSLSSELTPTEDKGAFLAIGSAPSNVNVDYVQNAMAPYQEILTNTPEVQFAMTIAGAPSSNQSLNVVTLKDWKERSKSQTAIMNELNAKAKSIPEVSVQGFAFPEIDTGEQGPPIGFVISTSQDYGDLANVAGKFLEDMQKSSKFVYTNLDLKFDTAQMRIKVDREKAGTYGITMQQISRTLGSFLSAATIERVDIDGRAYKIISQVKRDNRLSPESFNKYYITAANGTSVPLSSLVTVTLEPQPSSLPRFSQLNSAVISAVPMPGTSIGDAIQWLQDNAKDSLPQGYNYDFKGEARQLVQEGNALAVTFLLAVVIIFLVLAIQFESIRDPIVIMISVPLAVSGALLALNAFGFIGIAGTTLNIYSQVGLITLVGLITKHGILMCEVAKEEQLNHGKTRIEAITEAAKVRLRPILMTTAAMIAGLVPLLYATGAGAVSRFSIGIVIVAGLAIGTLFTLFVLPVIYSYVASEHKPLPVFDENVKPIEGHINEQH, encoded by the coding sequence ATGAAATTTACCGATATATTTATTCGTCGTCCTGTTTTGGCAGTTTCGATTAGTTTGTTAATCATTATTTTAGGATTACAAGCAATCTCGAAACTAGCTGTGCGCGAATATCCGAAAATGACTACGACGGTGATTACGGTGAGCACGGTTTACCCAGGGGCGGATGCAAACTTAATTCAAGCGTTTGTTACTTCAAAAATTGAAGAAGCGGTAGCACAAGCAGATAATGTGGACTATATGTCTTCAAGCTCTAGCCCAAGTTCTTCAATAGTCACCGTAAAAATGAAATTAAATACGGATCCAAATGCGGCCTTGGCAGATGTGTTAGCCAAAGTTAACTCGGTTCGTTCTGAGTTACCAAGTGGTATTGAAGATCCAACAATTTCTTCATCAACGGGCGGTTCGGGGATTATGTATATTAGTTTCCGTTCTAACAAACTTGATGCTAGCCAAGTAACTGACTATATTCAACGCGTGGTGAAACCACAGTTCTTTACCGTAGAAGGTGTGGCAAGTGTTGATATTTTTGGTGCATCAGAGTATGCACTTCGTGTTTGGTTAGATCCAGAAAAAATGGCGGCTCAGAACCTTTCAGCCACACAAGTTATGTCAGCATTATCGGCGAATAACGTTCAAACGGCGGCGGGTAATGATAACGGCTATTTTGTGACCTATAAAAACAAAGTAGAAACCACGACAAAATCAGTTGAAGAATTAGGTAACTTAATTGTAACGTCTAACGGTGATAAGTTAGTACGTTTACGCGATATTGCCGATATTGAGTTAAATAAATCAAGTGATAGCTCACGGGCGGTGGCCAATGGCGCAGATTCTGTTGTATTAGCGATTAACCCAACCTCATCAGCAAACCCATTAACAGTAGCAGCTAAAGTACGTCCGCTGTATGATAGTATTAAAAATAATCTGCCAGATGCAATTCAATCTGACATCTTATATGACCGTACAATTGCGATTAATAACTCAATTAATGAAGTAATTAAAACGATTGTTGAGGCAACAATAATTGTGTTGGTGGTGATTACCATGTTTATTGGTTCATTCCGTGCCATTTTAATCCCGGTTATCACTATTCCGATTTCATTAATCGGGGTAATTATGTTGCTTCAATCATTTGATTTCTCCATTAACTTGATGACATTGCTCGCATTGATTCTGGCCATCGGTTTGGTGGTGGATGATGCGATTGTTGTATTGGAAAATGTGGATCGACATATAAAATTAGGTGAAACACCATTCCGTGCCGCGATTATTGGTACACGTGAAATTGCTGTTCCCGTTATTTCCATGACCATTGCCTTGATCGCAGTATATTCTCCAATGGCGTTAATGGGCGGTATTACGGGTACGTTGTTTAAAGAGTTTGCTTTAACCCTTGCGGGGGCGGTATTTATTTCAGGTATCGTGGCATTAACACTTTCACCAATGATGACCAGTAAATTGCTGAAATCCAACGAGGCACCAAGTAAATTAGAGCAACGAGTAGAGCATACCCTTGGTAAAGTGAATGCAGCTTATGCGTATGTACTTGATTTGGTGATGGTAAACCGTAAATGTATGTTAATGTTTGCGGCAATTATCTTTGCAACCTTACCGATATTGTTTAAATCCCTTTCGAGTGAATTAACACCAACAGAAGATAAGGGCGCATTTTTGGCAATCGGTTCTGCACCTTCTAATGTGAACGTAGATTATGTGCAAAATGCGATGGCGCCTTATCAAGAGATTTTAACGAATACGCCAGAAGTGCAATTTGCAATGACGATTGCAGGTGCGCCAAGTTCTAACCAATCTTTAAACGTTGTGACTTTAAAAGATTGGAAAGAACGTTCAAAAAGTCAAACAGCTATCATGAATGAATTAAATGCAAAAGCGAAATCCATTCCTGAAGTATCCGTACAAGGTTTCGCATTCCCAGAAATTGATACAGGGGAGCAGGGGCCGCCGATTGGTTTTGTGATCAGTACATCACAAGACTACGGTGATTTAGCAAATGTTGCCGGTAAATTTTTAGAGGATATGCAAAAATCCAGCAAGTTCGTTTATACTAATCTCGATCTTAAATTTGATACTGCTCAAATGCGTATTAAGGTTGATCGTGAAAAAGCGGGGACTTACGGTATTACAATGCAACAAATCAGCCGTACGTTAGGGAGTTTCTTATCTGCCGCAACCATTGAACGTGTGGATATTGACGGCCGTGCTTATAAAATTATTTCCCAAGTAAAACGTGATAACCGTTTATCGCCAGAAAGTTTTAATAAGTATTATATTACTGCAGCAAATGGTACTTCTGTCCCATTAAGTAGCTTAGTGACGGTAACTTTAGAACCTCAACCAAGCTCATTACCGCGTTTTAGTCAGTTAAACTCAGCAGTAATCAGCGCCGTACCGATGCCGGGTACTTCAATTGGTGATGCAATCCAATGGTTGCAAGACAATGCGAAAGATAGCTTGCCACAAGGCTATAACTATGACTTCAAAGGTGAAGCGCGTCAATTAGTACAAGAAGGTAATGCTCTTGCTGTAACGTTCTTACTTGCGGTAGTGATTATTTTCTTAGTCTTGGCGATTCAGTTTGAATCAATTCGCGATCCAATCGTGATTATGATTTCTGTTCCGTTAGCGGTGAGTGGTGCATTGTTAGCCTTAAATGCTTTCGGGTTTATTGGTATTGCCGGAACAACGCTAAATATCTATTCACAGGTTGGTTTGATCACCTTAGTTGGCCTTATCACGAAACACGGTATTTTGATGTGTGAAGTAGCGAAAGAAGAGCAGTTAAATCATGGTAAAACGCGTATTGAAGCGATTACCGAAGCGGCTAAAGTACGTTTACGTCCAATTCTGATGACAACTGCTGCGATGATTGCTGGTCTTGTTCCGTTGCTTTATGCGACAGGTGCGGGTGCGGTATCTCGTTTCAGTATTGGTATTGTTATCGTGGCAGGTTTGGCGATCGGTACATTGTTTACCTTGTTCGTGTTGCCAGTGATCTATTCTTACGTTGCAAGCGAACACAAACCGTTACCAGTGTTTGATGAAAATGTGAAACCAATTGAAGGTCACATTAACGAACAACATTAA
- the asd gene encoding archaetidylserine decarboxylase (Phosphatidylserine decarboxylase is synthesized as a single chain precursor. Generation of the pyruvoyl active site from a Ser is coupled to cleavage of a Gly-Ser bond between the larger (beta) and smaller (alpha chains). It is an integral membrane protein.) translates to MNPISYWQRLKVAFQYVMPQIYMTQAAGWLAKQKWGAVTHFVIKAFAKKYNIDMSIAEKEKFSDYASFNEFFIRPLKENARPINQNPTALCCPADGRVSECGHIEDDRLLQAKGHFFSLNDLLAEDKDLTETFKNGEFITTYLSPRDYHRVHMPCDGTLRKMIYVPGDLFSVNPFLAKHVPNLFARNERVICVFDTEFGTMVQILVGATITASIGTVWAGVINPPRHNEVKVWTYEGDSAVKLSKGQEMGWFQLGSTVINLFQAGQVQIADHLSVDEPVRMGEILALKK, encoded by the coding sequence ATGAACCCAATTTCTTATTGGCAACGCCTAAAAGTTGCATTTCAATATGTGATGCCACAAATCTATATGACACAAGCAGCAGGTTGGTTAGCTAAACAAAAATGGGGCGCAGTGACACATTTTGTGATTAAAGCGTTTGCAAAAAAATACAACATTGATATGAGCATTGCTGAAAAAGAAAAATTCAGTGATTACGCCAGTTTTAATGAATTTTTTATCCGTCCATTAAAAGAAAATGCACGACCAATTAACCAAAATCCAACCGCACTTTGTTGCCCTGCGGATGGCCGTGTAAGTGAATGTGGACACATTGAAGATGATCGTCTATTACAAGCAAAAGGTCATTTCTTCAGCTTAAATGATTTATTAGCGGAAGATAAAGATTTAACCGAGACCTTTAAAAATGGGGAATTCATCACCACTTATTTATCACCACGTGATTATCACCGTGTGCATATGCCATGTGATGGTACACTTCGCAAAATGATTTACGTACCGGGTGATTTATTCTCCGTCAATCCGTTTTTAGCGAAACATGTGCCGAACCTCTTTGCGCGTAATGAGCGTGTGATTTGTGTTTTTGATACTGAATTCGGTACCATGGTACAAATCTTAGTGGGAGCAACAATCACTGCGAGTATCGGTACTGTTTGGGCTGGCGTTATTAATCCGCCACGTCATAACGAAGTGAAAGTGTGGACTTATGAAGGTGATAGTGCGGTTAAATTAAGCAAGGGTCAAGAAATGGGTTGGTTCCAACTTGGTTCTACCGTAATTAATTTATTCCAAGCCGGTCAAGTGCAAATTGCCGATCATTTAAGTGTTGATGAACCTGTGCGCATGGGTGAAATCTTGGCATTGAAAAAATAG
- a CDS encoding class I SAM-dependent methyltransferase has product MSNQTSVYDKENFFALYQKLRSNPISLNEIVEKPTMLSLLPDLQGKKLLDLGCGTGGHLQLYLERNAERVVGTDLSAKMLEQAEQDLQKRGQFSGRFSLYQLPMEKLTELPESDFDVITSSFAFHYIEDFPALLVMIANKLKPNGTLVFSQEHPITTCHKEGERWEKNEQKQQVAYRLNHYRDEGLRERNWFQQPFKTYHRTTATIINDLIAAGFQIEQMAEPMLAEQPQWHDEFKDLLHRPPLLFIKARKVMNLTK; this is encoded by the coding sequence ATGAGTAACCAAACGAGCGTTTATGATAAAGAAAACTTCTTTGCGCTTTATCAAAAACTTCGATCTAACCCAATCAGTCTCAATGAAATAGTGGAAAAGCCGACTATGCTTTCCCTGTTACCTGATTTACAAGGAAAAAAATTGCTCGATCTAGGTTGTGGAACTGGCGGACATTTGCAACTCTATTTAGAACGCAATGCGGAGAGAGTAGTAGGAACGGATCTTTCAGCTAAAATGCTAGAGCAAGCTGAACAAGATCTGCAAAAGCGCGGTCAATTTTCTGGACGTTTTTCGTTATATCAGTTACCGATGGAAAAATTAACGGAATTGCCAGAAAGTGATTTTGATGTCATTACCAGCTCTTTTGCTTTTCATTATATTGAAGATTTTCCCGCTTTATTAGTGATGATAGCCAACAAGCTTAAGCCTAACGGCACATTAGTTTTTTCCCAAGAACATCCGATTACGACTTGCCATAAAGAAGGGGAACGCTGGGAAAAAAATGAGCAAAAACAGCAAGTCGCTTATCGTTTAAATCATTATCGTGATGAAGGACTGAGAGAGCGAAATTGGTTTCAACAACCTTTTAAAACGTATCACCGCACGACAGCAACGATTATTAATGATTTAATTGCCGCAGGTTTTCAAATTGAACAAATGGCTGAACCAATGTTAGCCGAGCAGCCACAATGGCATGATGAATTTAAAGATTTGCTGCATCGTCCCCCTTTATTGTTTATTAAAGCAAGAAAAGTGATGAATTTAACAAAATAA
- a CDS encoding efflux RND transporter periplasmic adaptor subunit, with protein MSVTQTNRPKRSHIFFLKLALGIFVLIFAAMIFLNHMKAKGIADFLANKPETASPVTAMTVKPSEWTPIIETTGLVRPNQGAMLSAQSAGTVSKVLVQNGQSVKKGDLLVELDSSVERASLQAAQAQVASLRQTYQRYANLAGSGAVSRQELDNAKSAYEAQAANVESLKATIERRHIVAPFDGKAGIVKVNVGQYVSNGTEIVRVEDRSSMKVDFAIAQNQLDKLHIGQKVTATADARKGETFAAKITAIEPAINSSTGLVDVQATFESEDGTKLLSGMFTRLNVALPTEHNQIVVPQVAVSYNMYGESLYILTALSDEDIEKLGGAEKSANMYRTKSITVFTKDRQGIYAQLKGDEVKVGDKIVTGGQQNLSNGALVSVADKVGVGTEQPANKTNL; from the coding sequence ATGAGTGTAACTCAAACTAATAGACCAAAGCGCTCACACATTTTCTTTTTGAAATTAGCGTTAGGCATATTTGTGTTAATTTTTGCTGCAATGATTTTTCTTAATCATATGAAAGCAAAAGGCATAGCTGATTTCTTAGCAAATAAACCTGAAACAGCTTCTCCTGTTACAGCAATGACAGTCAAGCCTTCAGAATGGACGCCGATCATTGAAACAACAGGTCTTGTTCGTCCGAATCAAGGGGCAATGTTAAGTGCGCAAAGCGCTGGAACCGTCTCTAAAGTACTCGTACAAAATGGCCAAAGTGTGAAAAAAGGTGATTTGTTAGTTGAGTTAGATAGCTCAGTTGAGCGTGCCAGTTTGCAAGCTGCGCAAGCTCAAGTGGCATCTTTACGTCAAACTTATCAGCGTTATGCAAACCTTGCTGGTAGCGGGGCTGTTTCTCGTCAAGAGTTAGATAATGCAAAGTCGGCTTATGAAGCACAAGCAGCGAATGTTGAGTCATTAAAAGCGACCATTGAACGTCGTCACATTGTTGCACCATTTGATGGTAAAGCGGGTATCGTGAAAGTGAATGTTGGTCAATATGTTTCAAACGGTACTGAAATAGTGCGAGTGGAAGACCGCTCTTCGATGAAAGTAGATTTTGCAATAGCTCAAAATCAATTAGATAAATTGCATATTGGTCAAAAAGTAACGGCTACAGCAGATGCGCGTAAAGGTGAAACGTTTGCTGCAAAAATTACAGCAATTGAGCCAGCCATTAATTCGTCAACAGGGTTGGTAGATGTTCAAGCAACATTTGAATCAGAAGATGGTACAAAATTATTATCCGGTATGTTTACTCGCTTAAATGTCGCTTTACCAACAGAACATAATCAAATCGTTGTGCCACAAGTCGCAGTTAGCTATAACATGTATGGCGAATCGCTCTATATTTTGACCGCACTTTCTGATGAAGATATTGAGAAATTAGGCGGCGCAGAAAAATCTGCAAATATGTACCGTACAAAATCAATCACTGTATTTACAAAAGATCGTCAAGGCATTTATGCACAATTAAAAGGCGATGAAGTGAAAGTGGGCGATAAAATTGTGACTGGTGGTCAGCAAAACTTAAGTAACGGTGCATTAGTTTCTGTTGCAGATAAAGTGGGCGTGGGTACTGAACAACCTGCGAATAAAACGAATCTTTAA
- the mtr gene encoding tryptophan permease: MTTKKLPSLFGGAMIITGTAIGAGMLANPTSTAGVWFIGSLLTLIYTWFCMTTSGLMILEANLHYPTGSSFDTIVKDLLGKGWNIINGLSVAFVLYILTYAYITSGGGITQNLLNQAFGSAESAVDIGRTSGSLIFCFILAAFVWLSTKAVDRFTTVLIVGMVVAFFLSTAGLLSSVKTEVLFNSIAEGEQTYLPYLLTALPVCLVSFGFHGNVPSLVKYYDRDGSRVMKSIFIGTGLALAIYILWQLAVQGNLPRTEFAPVIEKGGDVSALLEALHKYIEVEYIAVVLNFFAYMAIATSFLGVTLGLFDYIADLFKFDDSVLGRTKTTLVTFLPPLLLSLQFPYGFVIAIGYAGLAATIWAAIVPALLAKASRQKFPNATYKVYGGNFMIGFVILFGVLNIVAQVGANLGWFASFAG, from the coding sequence ATGACAACAAAAAAATTACCCTCTTTATTCGGTGGGGCCATGATTATTACAGGTACAGCAATTGGTGCGGGAATGTTGGCTAACCCCACTTCTACAGCCGGAGTATGGTTTATTGGATCGCTTCTTACCTTAATTTACACGTGGTTTTGTATGACTACGTCTGGTTTGATGATTTTAGAAGCTAACTTACATTATCCTACCGGCTCAAGCTTTGACACCATAGTGAAAGATTTGTTAGGAAAAGGTTGGAATATTATCAATGGCCTTTCTGTGGCTTTCGTGTTGTATATTTTAACTTATGCTTATATCACGTCTGGTGGTGGTATTACACAAAACTTGCTTAATCAAGCTTTTGGCTCAGCAGAAAGTGCGGTCGATATTGGACGTACTTCTGGATCCTTAATTTTCTGTTTTATTCTTGCGGCTTTCGTGTGGCTTTCCACTAAAGCTGTGGACCGTTTCACAACTGTATTGATTGTTGGGATGGTAGTCGCTTTCTTCCTTTCTACAGCAGGTTTATTGAGCTCTGTAAAAACAGAAGTATTATTCAATAGTATTGCAGAAGGTGAGCAAACTTATTTACCTTATTTATTGACTGCACTGCCTGTTTGCTTAGTGTCTTTTGGTTTCCATGGAAATGTACCGAGTCTCGTCAAATATTACGATCGTGATGGTAGTCGTGTAATGAAATCAATCTTTATTGGTACGGGCTTAGCCTTAGCGATTTACATCTTATGGCAGCTTGCAGTGCAAGGTAATTTACCGCGTACAGAATTTGCACCTGTGATTGAAAAAGGTGGCGATGTATCAGCATTATTAGAAGCATTACACAAATATATTGAAGTGGAATACATTGCGGTTGTATTGAATTTCTTTGCTTATATGGCTATTGCAACCTCATTCTTAGGGGTAACGTTAGGTTTATTTGATTATATTGCCGATTTATTTAAATTTGATGACAGCGTATTAGGCAGAACAAAAACCACATTGGTAACATTCTTACCTCCACTATTGTTAAGTTTACAATTCCCTTATGGTTTCGTGATTGCCATTGGTTATGCTGGATTAGCTGCAACAATTTGGGCTGCAATCGTGCCAGCACTGCTTGCTAAAGCCAGTCGCCAAAAATTCCCAAATGCGACTTATAAAGTGTATGGCGGTAATTTTATGATTGGTTTTGTGATCTTATTCGGTGTGTTAAATATTGTGGCACAAGTAGGCGCAAACTTAGGATGGTTTGCAAGTTTCGCAGGATAA
- a CDS encoding FKBP-type peptidyl-prolyl cis-trans isomerase, whose amino-acid sequence MTAQIFEQVKLESISEKGSYGIGLQIGQQLADSQMDISVEAVAKGIFDALNRNQPALEINDLMHSVQALQQQAAEAQQAQFKAIEEEGKKFLEENAKKAGVNVTDSGLQYEILTEGNGNKPSATDKVRVHYTGTLPDGTVFDSSVARGTPAEFPVNGVIRGWVEALQMMPVGSKWKLTIPHELAYGERGAGASIPPFSTLVFEVELLDIL is encoded by the coding sequence ATGACAGCTCAAATTTTTGAACAAGTAAAATTAGAAAGTATTTCTGAAAAAGGCAGCTATGGTATCGGTTTACAAATCGGTCAGCAATTAGCTGATAGCCAAATGGATATTTCTGTTGAAGCGGTAGCAAAAGGCATTTTCGATGCGTTGAACCGTAATCAACCTGCATTAGAAATTAATGATTTAATGCATTCTGTTCAAGCACTTCAACAACAAGCGGCTGAAGCACAACAAGCGCAATTTAAAGCGATTGAAGAAGAAGGTAAAAAATTCTTAGAAGAAAACGCGAAAAAAGCAGGCGTAAACGTCACTGACAGCGGTTTACAATACGAAATTTTAACCGAAGGTAACGGTAACAAACCATCTGCAACTGATAAAGTACGTGTTCACTACACAGGTACATTACCAGATGGTACCGTATTCGACAGTTCTGTTGCTCGTGGAACACCGGCTGAATTCCCAGTAAATGGCGTAATTCGTGGTTGGGTTGAAGCATTACAAATGATGCCTGTTGGTTCTAAATGGAAACTCACTATTCCACACGAACTAGCTTACGGTGAACGTGGTGCGGGCGCATCTATCCCACCATTCTCAACCTTAGTGTTTGAAGTCGAATTACTCGATATCCTTTAA
- a CDS encoding M48 family metallopeptidase, giving the protein MKKQLKSFAFAVLASAVITSCADSASINQEAASSYTQEMGKIRAQGAIDTTSNTAKRIHHVFNQMVPYANQANETGLQFNWQINVIKSKELNAWAMPGGKMAFYTGLVDTLQLNDNEIAVVMGHEMSHALKEHGKAKANFGTMSSIAGAIGGTALSVFMGADMTDLVSLTKDFALDKPYSRSAETEADEEGLMLMSRAGYNPQVAPGLWQKMAKMSGGSRGALDVLASTHPSDESRQENLQRLLPEAMELYKAAKNKNG; this is encoded by the coding sequence ATGAAAAAACAACTCAAAAGTTTTGCGTTTGCTGTATTAGCAAGTGCGGTTATCACATCTTGTGCGGATTCTGCCTCAATCAATCAAGAAGCAGCAAGTAGTTATACACAAGAAATGGGAAAAATTCGTGCACAAGGGGCAATTGATACGACATCAAATACGGCAAAACGTATTCATCATGTCTTTAATCAAATGGTACCTTATGCTAATCAAGCAAACGAAACCGGTCTACAGTTTAATTGGCAAATTAATGTCATTAAATCCAAAGAACTCAATGCTTGGGCTATGCCTGGTGGAAAAATGGCTTTCTATACAGGTTTAGTGGATACGTTACAACTAAACGATAATGAAATCGCTGTCGTCATGGGACATGAAATGTCTCACGCCTTAAAAGAACACGGTAAAGCGAAAGCCAACTTTGGTACGATGAGTTCTATTGCTGGAGCCATTGGTGGAACTGCATTATCCGTTTTTATGGGAGCAGATATGACAGATCTCGTCTCTTTAACCAAAGATTTTGCCTTAGATAAACCTTATTCTCGTAGTGCTGAAACAGAAGCTGATGAAGAAGGCTTAATGCTTATGTCGCGTGCAGGCTATAATCCGCAGGTAGCACCTGGTTTGTGGCAAAAAATGGCAAAAATGTCGGGAGGGTCAAGAGGTGCTCTCGATGTATTAGCCTCCACTCACCCGAGTGATGAGTCTCGCCAAGAAAACTTGCAACGTTTATTACCAGAAGCGATGGAGCTTTATAAAGCGGCAAAAAATAAAAATGGTTAA